In Sphingopyxis sp. 113P3, one DNA window encodes the following:
- a CDS encoding DUF2842 domain-containing protein, with amino-acid sequence MSEDPASPEQPSWRKPAGIFLILLLIAVWAVLIVSLSPWVGAWPILVQAIFYLAAGIVWILPLKPLLRWMELGRWRS; translated from the coding sequence GTGAGTGAAGATCCCGCCAGTCCTGAGCAGCCAAGCTGGCGCAAGCCAGCGGGCATTTTCCTGATCCTGCTGCTGATCGCGGTCTGGGCCGTCCTCATCGTCAGCCTGTCGCCGTGGGTCGGCGCCTGGCCGATCCTTGTCCAGGCGATCTTCTATCTCGCGGCGGGTATCGTCTGGATCCTGCCGCTGAAACCCTTGCTGCGCTGGATGGAACTGGGGCGCTGGCGCAGCTAA
- a CDS encoding cell division protein ZapA: MADVRLSIAGRAYDVHCADGQEDRLRQLAAVIDEKARSVQGGTEVRQLLFAALMLADETQEARGKVEKATPQTDSLRAAVALAESREAAAKDELKAAQLRETEALAEARAAAEREAAALAELEKLRQGAPVVPTPPSGRHDRALIEIADRIEALATKVEQIP; this comes from the coding sequence ATGGCTGACGTCCGCCTGAGCATTGCCGGGCGCGCCTATGACGTTCATTGCGCCGACGGACAGGAGGATCGGCTCCGCCAGCTCGCTGCCGTCATCGACGAGAAGGCGCGTAGCGTACAGGGCGGAACCGAGGTTCGCCAGCTTCTCTTCGCGGCGCTCATGCTCGCCGACGAAACGCAGGAGGCGCGGGGCAAGGTCGAAAAGGCGACGCCCCAGACCGATTCGCTTCGCGCAGCGGTTGCGCTAGCCGAAAGCCGCGAGGCGGCAGCGAAGGATGAACTTAAGGCCGCACAGCTACGCGAGACGGAGGCACTGGCCGAAGCGCGCGCCGCTGCCGAGCGGGAGGCGGCCGCCCTTGCCGAACTCGAAAAGCTGCGCCAGGGCGCGCCAGTCGTCCCCACCCCGCCCTCCGGGCGTCACGACCGCGCGCTGATCGAGATTGCGGACCGGATCGAGGCGCTTGCGACGAAAGTCGAGCAAATCCCTTGA
- the thyA gene encoding thymidylate synthase: MPDSTHYELQYLDLMRRIWSEGDERVDRTGVGTRSLFGETMRFSLADDAVPLLTTKRVYWKTALRELLWFLTGNTNIRPLVAQGVRIWTDWPLERYRRESGEAISAADFEARILADEEFAATWGDLGPVYGHQWVDWPRYEPVEGGLYRRAERGHNQIAALIEGLRHNPGSRRHIFTGWNVADLDRMALPPCHMTYQFHVRSDGGLSCLLFQRSCDLGLGFAFNVFEAALLTRMIAQQCDLHAHELVWTGGDVHLYLNHADLVEAQLARVPAGAPKLRILRRAETIFDYRFEDFAVEHYAPQAHIPAPVAV; the protein is encoded by the coding sequence TTGCCTGATTCCACTCATTATGAGCTCCAGTACCTCGACTTGATGCGGCGGATCTGGAGTGAAGGCGACGAACGCGTTGATCGCACCGGGGTCGGGACGCGCTCGCTGTTCGGCGAAACAATGCGGTTTTCGCTCGCGGACGATGCCGTCCCGCTGCTCACCACCAAGCGCGTCTATTGGAAAACCGCGCTGCGCGAGCTTTTGTGGTTCCTCACCGGGAACACCAATATACGTCCGCTCGTCGCGCAGGGCGTGCGCATCTGGACCGACTGGCCGCTCGAGCGCTACCGCCGGGAAAGCGGCGAGGCGATCAGCGCGGCCGATTTCGAGGCGCGCATTCTCGCTGACGAGGAGTTCGCCGCGACCTGGGGCGACCTCGGGCCCGTCTACGGGCATCAGTGGGTGGATTGGCCGCGTTATGAGCCCGTGGAGGGCGGACTCTATCGGCGTGCCGAGCGCGGGCATAACCAGATTGCAGCGCTGATCGAGGGGCTGCGCCATAATCCGGGCTCGCGCCGGCACATCTTCACCGGCTGGAACGTCGCCGATCTCGACCGGATGGCACTGCCCCCCTGTCACATGACCTATCAGTTCCACGTTCGCAGCGACGGCGGTCTCTCGTGCCTGCTCTTCCAGCGCTCGTGCGATCTTGGCCTCGGCTTTGCCTTCAACGTTTTCGAGGCGGCGCTGCTGACGCGGATGATCGCCCAGCAATGTGATCTTCACGCGCATGAACTGGTGTGGACGGGGGGCGATGTGCACCTCTACCTCAATCACGCTGACCTCGTCGAAGCGCAACTCGCCCGCGTTCCCGCCGGCGCGCCGAAGTTGCGGATCCTCCGGCGTGCAGAGACGATTTTCGATTACCGGTTTGAAGATTTCGCGGTCGAGCATTATGCACCGCAGGCTCATATTCCGGCGCCCGTGGCGGTCTGA
- a CDS encoding AI-2E family transporter: MADDGGKREARGPRANPLHQIEVDDLRRDRLLAALTLIIGAAFCLGLPFALQAGAEFFLPLTAAIVIAIALVPVLEWLERRGVPSALASFLSLAAFLLGINAALAIIVVPATGWFTRLPESIPRIQSNLAPLIDFYSTLQKFVDRTLASVASGSEATAQAMAATAPTSVVDYFISAAPAAAIQLFFAVLVVFFFLAGWTRLRKGTIRRRGSFDGAMQTARVIQNVVDATADYLATISMINALLGLIVSLLLWALGMPSPFMWGGIVAICNFVPYLGPIVAAILLALGGLMTFDVVGFALLPALIFIGVHLVEANLITPLVLGRRLTVNPLLILVSLSFWGWVWGTPGALLAVPLLLILQTILHSTGTPDFAGFLFERGTLTTADEMRARLNRDKTESDG; encoded by the coding sequence GTGGCGGACGACGGGGGGAAAAGGGAGGCTCGCGGCCCTCGCGCCAATCCCCTGCATCAGATCGAAGTCGACGACCTTCGGCGCGACCGCCTTCTCGCGGCCTTGACGCTGATTATCGGGGCCGCCTTTTGCCTCGGCCTTCCTTTCGCGCTTCAGGCGGGCGCAGAGTTCTTCTTGCCTTTGACCGCAGCGATCGTGATCGCGATCGCGCTCGTTCCGGTGCTCGAGTGGCTCGAGCGGCGCGGTGTGCCGTCCGCGCTCGCGTCCTTTCTGTCGCTTGCGGCCTTCTTGCTCGGGATCAACGCGGCGCTCGCAATCATCGTCGTGCCCGCGACCGGATGGTTCACGCGGCTCCCCGAGTCGATTCCGCGTATCCAGAGCAATCTCGCGCCGCTCATCGACTTTTATTCCACCCTCCAGAAATTCGTCGATCGGACGCTCGCTTCGGTGGCCTCGGGGAGTGAGGCGACCGCGCAGGCGATGGCGGCAACCGCGCCGACCTCAGTCGTCGACTATTTCATCTCGGCGGCGCCTGCTGCGGCGATCCAGCTCTTCTTCGCTGTCCTTGTGGTCTTCTTCTTTCTCGCGGGCTGGACGAGGCTGCGCAAAGGGACGATTCGCCGCCGCGGCAGCTTTGACGGTGCGATGCAGACTGCACGGGTCATCCAGAACGTGGTCGATGCGACCGCCGATTATCTGGCGACCATCTCGATGATCAACGCGCTTCTGGGGCTCATCGTGTCGCTCTTGCTGTGGGCGCTTGGCATGCCGTCGCCCTTCATGTGGGGCGGCATCGTCGCGATTTGCAACTTCGTGCCGTATCTCGGGCCTATTGTCGCGGCAATTCTGCTCGCGCTTGGCGGCCTCATGACTTTTGATGTGGTTGGATTTGCGCTGCTGCCTGCCCTGATCTTCATCGGCGTCCATCTCGTCGAGGCGAATCTGATCACCCCGCTGGTTCTCGGCCGACGACTGACCGTCAATCCGCTGCTGATTCTCGTGTCGCTGAGCTTCTGGGGTTGGGTGTGGGGCACCCCCGGGGCCCTTCTTGCCGTGCCGCTGCTGCTCATCCTCCAGACGATCCTGCACTCGACCGGAACGCCCGATTTCGCAGGATTCCTTTTCGAACGCGGCACGCTGACAACTGCCGACGAGATGCGCGCGCGTTTAAATCGCGACAAGACCGAAAGCGACGGTTGA
- a CDS encoding 5-formyltetrahydrofolate cyclo-ligase has product MTDIPADPVRQKQALRERLRFRRRHFTANLDGMAGLAAFRTIPQLLTHLIARRDPVAAYVAWGDEPDVLPALAGYPLALPFHRERSETMEFRRWAPGEALAKGPWSTHQPADEGRPVEPALILCPLLGFDRTGGRLGQGGGHYDRYFATHPHILRIGVGWSVQEVDAIPAESTDARLDAVLTEQEFIVCGDRL; this is encoded by the coding sequence ATGACCGACATCCCCGCCGACCCTGTCCGGCAAAAGCAGGCTCTGCGCGAACGGCTCCGCTTTCGCCGCCGGCATTTTACGGCAAATCTGGATGGCATGGCGGGTCTCGCTGCCTTCCGTACCATCCCCCAGCTGCTCACCCACCTCATCGCGAGACGCGATCCGGTCGCGGCCTATGTCGCCTGGGGCGATGAGCCCGATGTCCTCCCGGCGCTCGCAGGCTATCCCCTGGCTCTTCCCTTCCATCGCGAGCGTAGCGAGACCATGGAATTTCGGCGCTGGGCTCCAGGTGAGGCGCTGGCGAAGGGGCCGTGGAGCACGCATCAGCCTGCTGACGAAGGGCGCCCTGTCGAGCCCGCGCTCATTCTCTGCCCGCTTCTCGGCTTCGACCGGACCGGGGGCCGGCTCGGCCAGGGCGGGGGGCATTATGACCGCTATTTCGCCACGCATCCCCACATCCTTCGTATCGGCGTCGGCTGGTCGGTGCAGGAAGTCGATGCCATACCTGCCGAATCGACCGACGCGCGGCTCGACGCCGTGCTGACAGAGCAGGAATTTATCGTCTGTGGAGACCGCTTGTGA
- a CDS encoding alpha-ketoacid dehydrogenase subunit beta has product MNMIEAINSAMDVMLGRDDKVVVLGEDVGYFGGVFRATAGLQKKHGKTRVFDTPINECGIIGVAVGMGAYGLRPVPEIQFADYIYPGLDQLVSEAARLRYRSANDYICPMTVRTPFGGGIFGGQTHSQSPESIMTHICGVKTVIPSNPYDAKGLLIAAIEDNDPVVFLEPKRIYNGPFSGYYDRPVEPWSKHAASAVPEGYYRIDLGKAATVREGEAVTVLAYGTMVHVAKTIIEEMGVDAEILDLRTLLPLDVEAIEASVKKTGRCLIIHEATRTSGFGAELAALVQERCFYHLEAPVERVTGFDTPYPHSLEWAYFPGPVRIATALTKILKD; this is encoded by the coding sequence ATGAACATGATCGAGGCGATCAACAGCGCGATGGACGTCATGCTGGGGCGCGACGACAAGGTCGTCGTGCTGGGCGAGGACGTGGGCTATTTTGGCGGTGTGTTCCGCGCGACCGCGGGGCTGCAGAAGAAGCACGGCAAGACGCGCGTGTTCGACACGCCGATCAACGAATGCGGCATCATCGGAGTGGCGGTCGGCATGGGCGCCTATGGGCTGCGCCCGGTGCCCGAGATCCAATTTGCCGACTATATCTACCCTGGCCTCGACCAGCTCGTGAGCGAGGCGGCGAGGCTGCGCTATCGTTCGGCGAATGACTATATCTGTCCCATGACCGTGCGCACGCCCTTTGGCGGCGGCATTTTCGGCGGCCAGACGCACAGCCAGTCGCCCGAAAGCATCATGACACATATTTGCGGCGTAAAAACCGTGATCCCCTCGAACCCCTATGACGCCAAGGGGCTGCTGATCGCCGCGATCGAGGACAATGATCCCGTCGTGTTTCTCGAGCCGAAGCGCATCTACAACGGCCCCTTCAGCGGCTATTATGACCGCCCCGTCGAGCCGTGGTCCAAGCATGCCGCAAGCGCGGTACCCGAGGGCTATTACCGCATCGACCTTGGCAAGGCTGCGACCGTGCGCGAGGGTGAGGCGGTGACCGTACTCGCCTATGGCACGATGGTTCATGTGGCCAAGACGATCATCGAGGAAATGGGCGTCGACGCTGAAATCCTCGATCTGCGCACCTTGCTGCCGCTCGACGTCGAGGCGATCGAGGCGTCGGTGAAGAAGACCGGCCGCTGCCTCATTATTCACGAAGCGACACGGACCTCGGGCTTTGGCGCCGAACTTGCCGCTTTGGTGCAGGAACGCTGTTTCTATCACCTTGAAGCCCCGGTCGAGCGCGTCACGGGCTTCGACACGCCCTACCCGCACAGCCTCGAATGGGCCTATTTCCCCGGCCCCGTTCGTATCGCAACGGCGCTGACCAAGATTTTGAAGGACTGA
- a CDS encoding 3-methyl-2-oxobutanoate dehydrogenase (2-methylpropanoyl-transferring) subunit alpha: MPETPPERSEGSRPASNLPPLSLHIPEPRYRPGDTPDFGGIEIPAVEATPRPGEATKPDAMRDLCYGLVRVLDFDGAAKGPWNPNLAPDRLRSMLRTMMLLRAFDDRMFRAQRQGKTSFYMKSTGEEATSVASTMAIDRTDMVFPSYRQQGILIARDYPLIQMMNQIYSNRGDHLLGRQLPIMYSAPEHGFFSVSGNLATQYPQAVGWAMASASKGDTRIATAWCGEGSSAEGDFHSALTFATVYNAPVIFNVVNNQWAISSFSGFAGGERTTFAARAVGYGIAGLRVDGNDPLAVYAATQWAADRARTNNGPTLIEHFTYRAEGHSTSDDPSAYRAAQEASAWPFGDPIARLRQHLERLGEWDAERHEAQEKELDDLVKTTQKQAEKLGILGHGMHQPFETMFEDVFEEMPWHLKEQCAQMLAEQEAKFGPDWKPE; the protein is encoded by the coding sequence ATGCCCGAAACGCCCCCCGAACGCAGTGAGGGGAGCCGGCCAGCGAGCAATTTGCCGCCATTGTCGCTCCACATTCCCGAGCCGCGCTACCGCCCCGGCGACACGCCCGATTTCGGCGGCATCGAAATCCCCGCGGTCGAAGCGACACCGCGCCCCGGCGAAGCGACCAAGCCCGATGCGATGCGTGACCTTTGCTACGGGCTCGTGCGGGTTCTCGACTTCGATGGCGCCGCGAAGGGGCCGTGGAACCCCAACCTCGCGCCCGACCGGCTGCGCTCGATGCTGCGCACGATGATGCTGCTGCGCGCGTTCGACGACCGCATGTTCAGGGCACAGCGCCAAGGCAAGACGAGCTTCTACATGAAGTCGACCGGCGAAGAGGCGACCTCGGTCGCCTCGACGATGGCGATCGACCGGACCGACATGGTTTTTCCCAGCTATCGTCAGCAGGGGATCCTGATCGCGCGCGACTATCCGCTGATCCAGATGATGAACCAGATTTATTCCAATCGCGGCGATCATCTGCTCGGACGGCAGTTGCCGATCATGTACTCGGCGCCCGAGCACGGATTTTTCAGCGTTTCGGGCAATCTCGCCACCCAGTATCCGCAGGCCGTGGGCTGGGCGATGGCGTCGGCATCGAAAGGCGACACCCGCATCGCGACCGCCTGGTGCGGTGAGGGCTCCTCGGCCGAGGGCGACTTTCATTCAGCGCTCACCTTCGCCACCGTTTATAATGCGCCCGTCATCTTCAACGTCGTCAACAACCAGTGGGCGATCTCGAGCTTTTCAGGCTTCGCCGGGGGAGAGCGGACCACCTTCGCGGCGCGTGCCGTCGGCTATGGTATCGCGGGCTTGCGCGTCGATGGGAATGACCCGCTCGCGGTCTATGCGGCGACCCAGTGGGCGGCGGATCGGGCGCGGACCAATAACGGCCCGACATTGATCGAACATTTCACCTACCGCGCCGAGGGGCACAGCACCTCCGACGACCCGAGCGCCTATCGCGCGGCACAGGAGGCAAGCGCTTGGCCGTTCGGCGATCCGATCGCGCGGCTACGCCAGCATCTCGAGCGGCTCGGCGAATGGGACGCCGAGCGCCACGAGGCGCAGGAAAAGGAGCTCGACGACCTCGTCAAGACGACCCAGAAACAGGCAGAAAAGCTTGGTATTTTGGGCCATGGTATGCACCAGCCATTCGAAACGATGTTCGAGGACGTGTTCGAGGAGATGCCATGGCACCTCAAGGAACAATGCGCGCAGATGCTGGCCGAACAGGAAGCGAAGTTCGGACCCGACTGGAAGCCTGAATGA
- a CDS encoding dihydrolipoamide acetyltransferase family protein yields the protein MARYSFRLPDIGEGIAEAEIVAWHVRVGDRIEEDAQLADMMTDKATVEMESPVSGTVVEIAGEVGDLIAIGSTLAVIETDGEVDEVPDEEAQEVAAQTPGAEEVSEAEVAKAAPEPVRAEPAEKPAQAPRETDTVAPSPKSAGQEKPVLASPAVRARARDLGIDLSQVHSEGERIRHSDLDAFLRYNSGEGYHAPGASRARADEPVKVIGMRRKIAENMAASKRAIPHFTYVEEMDVTALEEMRADLNANRGQRPKLTMLPFLIVAICRTIPQFPMINARYDDEAGVVTRHGAVHLGMATQTDAGLMVPVIRDAQDKNVWQLAAEISRLAEAARSGKVRSAELTGGTLTVTSLGPLGGIATTPVINRPEVAIIGPNKIVERPVFDGDDIRRAKLMNLSISCDHRVVDGWDAASYVQALKKLIETPVLLFAE from the coding sequence ATGGCCCGCTACTCATTCCGTCTGCCCGACATCGGTGAAGGCATTGCCGAGGCCGAGATTGTCGCCTGGCACGTGCGTGTCGGCGATCGCATCGAGGAAGATGCCCAGCTTGCGGACATGATGACCGACAAGGCGACCGTCGAAATGGAGTCGCCGGTGTCGGGAACGGTAGTCGAAATTGCGGGCGAGGTCGGCGATCTCATTGCAATCGGATCGACGCTCGCGGTGATCGAGACCGACGGCGAGGTGGACGAGGTCCCCGACGAGGAAGCGCAAGAGGTTGCTGCGCAAACGCCGGGCGCGGAAGAGGTGTCCGAGGCCGAGGTTGCAAAGGCCGCGCCCGAGCCGGTGCGCGCCGAGCCTGCCGAAAAGCCCGCCCAGGCGCCTCGAGAGACGGACACGGTCGCACCCTCCCCAAAGAGCGCAGGACAGGAAAAGCCGGTGCTTGCATCCCCCGCGGTTCGCGCGCGTGCCAGGGATTTGGGCATCGACCTGTCGCAGGTTCACAGCGAGGGCGAACGCATCCGACACTCGGACCTCGATGCATTCCTGCGCTACAATAGCGGCGAGGGCTATCACGCGCCGGGCGCGAGCCGTGCGCGGGCTGACGAGCCGGTCAAGGTTATCGGGATGCGCCGCAAGATCGCGGAGAATATGGCGGCATCGAAGCGCGCGATCCCCCATTTCACCTATGTCGAGGAAATGGACGTGACGGCGCTCGAAGAGATGCGTGCCGATCTCAACGCCAATCGCGGCCAGCGTCCCAAGCTGACCATGCTGCCCTTCCTCATTGTTGCCATTTGCCGCACGATCCCGCAGTTTCCGATGATCAATGCGCGCTACGATGACGAGGCGGGCGTGGTGACGCGCCACGGCGCGGTGCACCTTGGCATGGCAACGCAGACCGATGCCGGGCTCATGGTGCCCGTGATCCGCGACGCGCAGGACAAGAATGTCTGGCAGCTTGCAGCCGAGATCAGCCGCCTTGCCGAAGCGGCGCGCAGCGGCAAGGTGAGGTCCGCGGAACTGACGGGCGGAACGCTCACCGTGACCTCGCTCGGCCCGCTCGGCGGCATCGCGACAACGCCGGTCATCAACCGGCCGGAGGTGGCGATCATCGGCCCCAACAAGATCGTCGAACGCCCGGTTTTCGACGGTGACGACATCCGCCGCGCCAAGCTGATGAACCTGTCGATCAGCTGCGATCACCGCGTCGTCGATGGCTGGGACGCTGCAAGCTATGTGCAGGCGCTCAAGAAGCTCATCGAAACGCCGGTTCTCCTGTTCGCTGAGTGA